A genomic segment from Aegilops tauschii subsp. strangulata cultivar AL8/78 chromosome 1, Aet v6.0, whole genome shotgun sequence encodes:
- the LOC109762356 gene encoding SAC3 family protein A isoform X6 yields the protein MASHGAAPAAGSDATRVEVSGTGQTNQPAYPPLVSGDHSWSSTTGAAAAGSWNYPVANQSQDAVYYDPQRDVSVSGDNQNVASSAPPAVQSTMGLTNASHSHVPYSSSLQHGYNPAEYANYYYNYPQATNSCSVQQGGANQHSGAAYQPLTSFQNSGSYVDPTSNTYYNAGGHQTAPGYATTNYYYQTDTRNDGSSGNNYAQSYQNYPSSDTNAAQSSSTVPANSFSYQQQYNQWPYYYNHSVPTPAGNPVAGSSNIDNTVVNTTSGYSYPSTEPPPPGTTPWKSNSSASVAPPVQAPSVPEPQNQYVQQAQLTPGFQNQYAYQAPGVPMSQNYYANQAPAYPQNNMNVNQVPLNNHGDQQKSPNMQGSLTTGIFSSENKTQIPTIPRIAPGFSMVIPKSEKKTVGADLAKKPAYVSVSVPKNDVKAVQHGSDAITSKAISNGTLLTKNWDTEPLIPLPENLLTMTETSANNSSSLPNSTPRRRLKSRWEPVPEEKVTEKVEPLAKPLMNGNTHNNLKAQNRMGDSWNLGKSLQSPHAPSNKITHRLSKKQKMGSYSSVVQNGDNSSDSDKEKDLTKYYANASALANSPEEKKRREHRSKRFEKSKDSSSKSRNSAVNKGAVAHIHTRRPISALVTGSYKDGSSLAVEDMDWDALTVKGTCQEIEKRYLRLTSAPDPSTVRPEHVLEKALSMVETSQKNYLYKCDQLKSIRQDLTVQRIQNELTVKVYETHARLALQAGDLAEFNQCQSQLKRLYREGNNGCYFEFSAYNLLCVMLHSNNKRDLLSSMASLSKEAKQDGAVKHALAVHAAVSSGNYVIFFKLYKQGPNLNSCLMDLYVERMRFEAIKCMSRSYRPTVPVGYVAQVLGFLPNGDDRSEECEIWLKAHGAVLSVDNGGELQIDTKASSSTLFMPEPENAVAHGDASLAVNDFFARTS from the exons ATGGCCAGCCACGGGGCTGCACCGGCCGCTGGATCCGACGCCACGCGCGTCGAG GTCAGCGGCACAGGCCAGACAAACCAGCCTGCTTATCCGCCTTTAGTTTCTGGGGATCATTCATGGTCCTCTACGACTGGCGCAGCAGCAGCAGGTTCGTGGAACTATCCAGTGGCCAATCAAAGTCAAGACGCAGTATACTATGATCCACAAAGGGATGTATCGGTTTCAGGAGATAATCAAAATGTGGCAAGCAGTGCGCCTCCTGCTGTACAGTCGACTATGGGCTTGACAAATGCGAGTCATTCTCATGTGCCTTACTCAAGTTCACTTCAGCATGGCTACAATCCTGCAGAATATGCAAACTATTACTATAACTACCCACAAGCAACAAATAGTTGTTCTGTGCAGCAAGGAGGAGCAAACCAACATTCAGGTGCAGCTTATCAGCCTCTTACTTCATTTCAGAATTCTGGGTCTTACGTTGATCCTACAAGTAACACATATTACAATGCTGGTGGTCACCAGACTGCGCCAGGATATGCAACCACCAACTATTATTATCAGACCGACACTCGTAACGATGGAAGCTCAGGAAACAATTATGCCCAGTCATACCAGAACTACCCATCCTCCGATACCAATGCAGCCCAAAGTTCCAGTACAGTGCCTGCCAATTCTTTCTCATATCAGCAACAGTACAACCAGTGGCCATATTATTACAATCACTCTGTGCCAACTCCTGCTGGCAATCCAGTTGCTGGGAGCAGCAACATAGATAATACAGTCGTTAACACCACTTCTGGTTACTCTTATCCTAGTACGGAGCCACCTCCGCCGGGCACTACGCCATGGAAAAGTAATTCAAGCGCTTCTGTTGCACCTCCTGTACAG GCTCCAAGCGTTCCAGAACCTCAAAATCAATACGTCCAACAAGCGCAACTAACTCCAGGGTTCCAAAACCAGTATGCCTATCAGGCACCAGGTGTCCCAATGTCTCAGAACTATTACGCCAACCAGGCACCAGCATACCCACAAAACAATATGAATGTGAATCAAGTACCTTTGAACAACCATGGTGATCAACAGAAGAGT CCAAATATGCAGGGTTCTTTGACGACAGGTATTTTCAGTAGCGAAAACAAAACACAGATTCCAACCATTCCTCGAATTGCTCCAGGTTTCTCTATGGTAATTCCAAAGAGTGAGAAGAAAACTGTAGGTGCTGATTTGGCAAAGAAACCTGCCTATGTTAGTGTTTCTGTGCCCAAGAACGATGTCAAAGCAGTTCAACATGGTTCAGACGCT ATCACAAGCAAAGCTATTAGCAATGGAACCCTCCTTACTAAGAACTGGGACACTGAACCGCTCATTCCTTTGCCAGAGAATCTTTTGACCATGACCGAAACAAG TGCAAACAATTCAAGTTCCTTGCCAAACTCTACCCCTAGAAGACGTTTGAAAAGTAGGTGGGAGCCTGTTCCGGAGGAAAAGGTTACTGAAAAGGTGGAGCCACTAGCAAAACCATTGATGAATGGGAACACCCACAATAATTTAAAAGCTCAAAACAGGATG GGTGATAGTTGGAATTTAGGGAAGTCTCTCCAGTCTCCACATGCACCTTCAAACAAAATCACCCACCGGCTTTCAAAGAAGCAAAAGATGGGTAGTTATTCAAGTGTGGTACAAAATGGAGACAATTCAAGTGATAGTGACAAGGAGAAGGATCTGACCAAATATTACGCCAATGCATCTGCATTAGCAAATTCACCAGAGGAAAAGAAACGCAGGGAGCACAGATCTAAGCGTTTTGAGAAGAGTAAGGATTCATCATCAAAATCAAGAAATTCTGCAGTGAATAAAGGTGCCGTGGCTCATATACATACAAGAAGACCTATTTCAGCTCTTGTTACTGGAAGTTATAAAGATGGCAGCAGCTTGGCTGTCGAGGATATGGATTGGGATGCACTGACAGTCAAGGGAACATGTCAGGAAATTGAGAAACGATATCTACGCCTCACATCAGCGCCTGATCCTTCCACG GTAAGACCAGAACATGTCTTGGAGAAGGCGCTTTCCATGGTTGAAACATCTCAAAAGAATTATCTTTACAAGTGTGATCAACTGAAATCTATTCGCCAAGATCTTACGGTTCAGAGGATCCAGAATGAACTGACTGTGAAG GTTTATGAAACTCATGCGCGTTTAGCATTGCAAGCTGGTGATCTAGCTGAATTTAACCAG TGCCAGTCACAACTGAAGAGGCTATATAGAGAGGGAAACAATGGTTGTTATTTTGAATTCTCTGCCTACAATTTGCTCTGCGTCATGCTACACTCTAATAACAAACGAGACCTGCTGTCATCAATGGCAAG CTTATCAAAAGAAGCCAAACAAGATGGAGCTGTCAAGCATGCCCTTGCAGTTCATGCTGCTGTTTCATCTGGCAATTATGTGATATTTTTCAAATTATACAAGCAGGGGCCCAACTTGAACTCTTGCCTCATGG ATCTATATGTGGAGAGGATGCGTTTCGAGGCTATAAAATGTATGTCTAGATCATATCGCCCCACAGTACCTGTGGGGTATGTTGCACAGGTTTTGGGATTCTTACCGAATGGGGATGACAGATCGGAAGAATGTGAAATATGGTTAAAAGCACATGGTGCTGTTCTTTCAGTGGATAACGGTGGAGAATTGCAGATAGACACAAAG GCTTCTTCTAGTACGCTTTTCATGCCGGAGCCAGAGAATGCAGTTGCACATGGTGATGCGTCACTTGCAGTTAACGACTTCTTTGCACGTACATCGTAG
- the LOC109762356 gene encoding SAC3 family protein A isoform X5: MASHGAAPAAGSDATRVEVSGTGQTNQPAYPPLVSGDHSWSSTTGAAAAGSWNYPVANQSQDAVYYDPQRDVSVSGDNQNVASSAPPAVQSTMGLTNASHSHVPYSSSLQHGYNPAEYANYYYNYPQATNSCSVQQGGANQHSGAAYQPLTSFQNSGSYVDPTSNTYYNAGGHQTAPGYATTNYYYQTDTRNDGSSGNNYAQSYQNYPSSDTNAAQSSSTVPANSFSYQQQYNQWPYYYNHSVPTPAGNPVAGSSNIDNTVVNTTSGYSYPSTEPPPPGTTPWKSNSSASVAPPVQAPSVPEPQNQYVQQAQLTPGFQNQYAYQAPGVPMSQNYYANQAPAYPQNNMNVNQVPLNNHGDQQKSPNMQGSLTTGIFSSENKTQIPTIPRIAPGFSMVIPKSEKKTVGADLAKKPAYVSVSVPKNDVKAVQHGSDAITSKAISNGTLLTKNWDTEPLIPLPENLLTMTETSSANNSSSLPNSTPRRRLKSRWEPVPEEKVTEKVEPLAKPLMNGNTHNNLKAQNRMGDSWNLGKSLQSPHAPSNKITHRLSKKQKMGSYSSVVQNGDNSSDSDKEKDLTKYYANASALANSPEEKKRREHRSKRFEKSKDSSSKSRNSAVNKGAVAHIHTRRPISALVTGSYKDGSSLAVEDMDWDALTVKGTCQEIEKRYLRLTSAPDPSTVRPEHVLEKALSMVETSQKNYLYKCDQLKSIRQDLTVQRIQNELTVKVYETHARLALQAGDLAEFNQCQSQLKRLYREGNNGCYFEFSAYNLLCVMLHSNNKRDLLSSMASLSKEAKQDGAVKHALAVHAAVSSGNYVIFFKLYKQGPNLNSCLMDLYVERMRFEAIKCMSRSYRPTVPVGYVAQVLGFLPNGDDRSEECEIWLKAHGAVLSVDNGGELQIDTKASSSTLFMPEPENAVAHGDASLAVNDFFARTS; this comes from the exons ATGGCCAGCCACGGGGCTGCACCGGCCGCTGGATCCGACGCCACGCGCGTCGAG GTCAGCGGCACAGGCCAGACAAACCAGCCTGCTTATCCGCCTTTAGTTTCTGGGGATCATTCATGGTCCTCTACGACTGGCGCAGCAGCAGCAGGTTCGTGGAACTATCCAGTGGCCAATCAAAGTCAAGACGCAGTATACTATGATCCACAAAGGGATGTATCGGTTTCAGGAGATAATCAAAATGTGGCAAGCAGTGCGCCTCCTGCTGTACAGTCGACTATGGGCTTGACAAATGCGAGTCATTCTCATGTGCCTTACTCAAGTTCACTTCAGCATGGCTACAATCCTGCAGAATATGCAAACTATTACTATAACTACCCACAAGCAACAAATAGTTGTTCTGTGCAGCAAGGAGGAGCAAACCAACATTCAGGTGCAGCTTATCAGCCTCTTACTTCATTTCAGAATTCTGGGTCTTACGTTGATCCTACAAGTAACACATATTACAATGCTGGTGGTCACCAGACTGCGCCAGGATATGCAACCACCAACTATTATTATCAGACCGACACTCGTAACGATGGAAGCTCAGGAAACAATTATGCCCAGTCATACCAGAACTACCCATCCTCCGATACCAATGCAGCCCAAAGTTCCAGTACAGTGCCTGCCAATTCTTTCTCATATCAGCAACAGTACAACCAGTGGCCATATTATTACAATCACTCTGTGCCAACTCCTGCTGGCAATCCAGTTGCTGGGAGCAGCAACATAGATAATACAGTCGTTAACACCACTTCTGGTTACTCTTATCCTAGTACGGAGCCACCTCCGCCGGGCACTACGCCATGGAAAAGTAATTCAAGCGCTTCTGTTGCACCTCCTGTACAG GCTCCAAGCGTTCCAGAACCTCAAAATCAATACGTCCAACAAGCGCAACTAACTCCAGGGTTCCAAAACCAGTATGCCTATCAGGCACCAGGTGTCCCAATGTCTCAGAACTATTACGCCAACCAGGCACCAGCATACCCACAAAACAATATGAATGTGAATCAAGTACCTTTGAACAACCATGGTGATCAACAGAAGAGT CCAAATATGCAGGGTTCTTTGACGACAGGTATTTTCAGTAGCGAAAACAAAACACAGATTCCAACCATTCCTCGAATTGCTCCAGGTTTCTCTATGGTAATTCCAAAGAGTGAGAAGAAAACTGTAGGTGCTGATTTGGCAAAGAAACCTGCCTATGTTAGTGTTTCTGTGCCCAAGAACGATGTCAAAGCAGTTCAACATGGTTCAGACGCT ATCACAAGCAAAGCTATTAGCAATGGAACCCTCCTTACTAAGAACTGGGACACTGAACCGCTCATTCCTTTGCCAGAGAATCTTTTGACCATGACCGAAACAAG CAGTGCAAACAATTCAAGTTCCTTGCCAAACTCTACCCCTAGAAGACGTTTGAAAAGTAGGTGGGAGCCTGTTCCGGAGGAAAAGGTTACTGAAAAGGTGGAGCCACTAGCAAAACCATTGATGAATGGGAACACCCACAATAATTTAAAAGCTCAAAACAGGATG GGTGATAGTTGGAATTTAGGGAAGTCTCTCCAGTCTCCACATGCACCTTCAAACAAAATCACCCACCGGCTTTCAAAGAAGCAAAAGATGGGTAGTTATTCAAGTGTGGTACAAAATGGAGACAATTCAAGTGATAGTGACAAGGAGAAGGATCTGACCAAATATTACGCCAATGCATCTGCATTAGCAAATTCACCAGAGGAAAAGAAACGCAGGGAGCACAGATCTAAGCGTTTTGAGAAGAGTAAGGATTCATCATCAAAATCAAGAAATTCTGCAGTGAATAAAGGTGCCGTGGCTCATATACATACAAGAAGACCTATTTCAGCTCTTGTTACTGGAAGTTATAAAGATGGCAGCAGCTTGGCTGTCGAGGATATGGATTGGGATGCACTGACAGTCAAGGGAACATGTCAGGAAATTGAGAAACGATATCTACGCCTCACATCAGCGCCTGATCCTTCCACG GTAAGACCAGAACATGTCTTGGAGAAGGCGCTTTCCATGGTTGAAACATCTCAAAAGAATTATCTTTACAAGTGTGATCAACTGAAATCTATTCGCCAAGATCTTACGGTTCAGAGGATCCAGAATGAACTGACTGTGAAG GTTTATGAAACTCATGCGCGTTTAGCATTGCAAGCTGGTGATCTAGCTGAATTTAACCAG TGCCAGTCACAACTGAAGAGGCTATATAGAGAGGGAAACAATGGTTGTTATTTTGAATTCTCTGCCTACAATTTGCTCTGCGTCATGCTACACTCTAATAACAAACGAGACCTGCTGTCATCAATGGCAAG CTTATCAAAAGAAGCCAAACAAGATGGAGCTGTCAAGCATGCCCTTGCAGTTCATGCTGCTGTTTCATCTGGCAATTATGTGATATTTTTCAAATTATACAAGCAGGGGCCCAACTTGAACTCTTGCCTCATGG ATCTATATGTGGAGAGGATGCGTTTCGAGGCTATAAAATGTATGTCTAGATCATATCGCCCCACAGTACCTGTGGGGTATGTTGCACAGGTTTTGGGATTCTTACCGAATGGGGATGACAGATCGGAAGAATGTGAAATATGGTTAAAAGCACATGGTGCTGTTCTTTCAGTGGATAACGGTGGAGAATTGCAGATAGACACAAAG GCTTCTTCTAGTACGCTTTTCATGCCGGAGCCAGAGAATGCAGTTGCACATGGTGATGCGTCACTTGCAGTTAACGACTTCTTTGCACGTACATCGTAG
- the LOC109762356 gene encoding SAC3 family protein A isoform X2, with the protein MASHGAAPAAGSDATRVEVSGTGQTNQPAYPPLVSGDHSWSSTTGAAAAGSWNYPVANQSQDAVYYDPQRDVSVSGDNQNVASSAPPAVQSTMGLTNASHSHVPYSSSLQHGYNPAEYANYYYNYPQATNSCSVQQGGANQHSGAAYQPLTSFQNSGSYVDPTSNTYYNAGGHQTAPGYATTNYYYQTDTRNDGSSGNNYAQSYQNYPSSDTNAAQSSSTVPANSFSYQQQYNQWPYYYNHSVPTPAGNPVAGSSNIDNTVVNTTSGYSYPSTEPPPPGTTPWKSNSSASVAPPVQAPSVPEPQNQYVQQAQLTPGFQNQYAYQAPGVPMSQNYYANQAPAYPQNNMNVNQVPLNNHGDQQKSPNMQGSLTTGIFSSENKTQIPTIPRIAPGFSMVIPKSEKKTVGADLAKKPAYVSVSVPKNDVKAVQHGSDARSLPFSLRNYATRNLSRCKDEAQRAACQSMIQQITSKAISNGTLLTKNWDTEPLIPLPENLLTMTETSANNSSSLPNSTPRRRLKSRWEPVPEEKVTEKVEPLAKPLMNGNTHNNLKAQNRMGDSWNLGKSLQSPHAPSNKITHRLSKKQKMGSYSSVVQNGDNSSDSDKEKDLTKYYANASALANSPEEKKRREHRSKRFEKSKDSSSKSRNSAVNKGAVAHIHTRRPISALVTGSYKDGSSLAVEDMDWDALTVKGTCQEIEKRYLRLTSAPDPSTVRPEHVLEKALSMVETSQKNYLYKCDQLKSIRQDLTVQRIQNELTVKVYETHARLALQAGDLAEFNQCQSQLKRLYREGNNGCYFEFSAYNLLCVMLHSNNKRDLLSSMASLSKEAKQDGAVKHALAVHAAVSSGNYVIFFKLYKQGPNLNSCLMDLYVERMRFEAIKCMSRSYRPTVPVGYVAQVLGFLPNGDDRSEECEIWLKAHGAVLSVDNGGELQIDTKASSSTLFMPEPENAVAHGDASLAVNDFFARTS; encoded by the exons ATGGCCAGCCACGGGGCTGCACCGGCCGCTGGATCCGACGCCACGCGCGTCGAG GTCAGCGGCACAGGCCAGACAAACCAGCCTGCTTATCCGCCTTTAGTTTCTGGGGATCATTCATGGTCCTCTACGACTGGCGCAGCAGCAGCAGGTTCGTGGAACTATCCAGTGGCCAATCAAAGTCAAGACGCAGTATACTATGATCCACAAAGGGATGTATCGGTTTCAGGAGATAATCAAAATGTGGCAAGCAGTGCGCCTCCTGCTGTACAGTCGACTATGGGCTTGACAAATGCGAGTCATTCTCATGTGCCTTACTCAAGTTCACTTCAGCATGGCTACAATCCTGCAGAATATGCAAACTATTACTATAACTACCCACAAGCAACAAATAGTTGTTCTGTGCAGCAAGGAGGAGCAAACCAACATTCAGGTGCAGCTTATCAGCCTCTTACTTCATTTCAGAATTCTGGGTCTTACGTTGATCCTACAAGTAACACATATTACAATGCTGGTGGTCACCAGACTGCGCCAGGATATGCAACCACCAACTATTATTATCAGACCGACACTCGTAACGATGGAAGCTCAGGAAACAATTATGCCCAGTCATACCAGAACTACCCATCCTCCGATACCAATGCAGCCCAAAGTTCCAGTACAGTGCCTGCCAATTCTTTCTCATATCAGCAACAGTACAACCAGTGGCCATATTATTACAATCACTCTGTGCCAACTCCTGCTGGCAATCCAGTTGCTGGGAGCAGCAACATAGATAATACAGTCGTTAACACCACTTCTGGTTACTCTTATCCTAGTACGGAGCCACCTCCGCCGGGCACTACGCCATGGAAAAGTAATTCAAGCGCTTCTGTTGCACCTCCTGTACAG GCTCCAAGCGTTCCAGAACCTCAAAATCAATACGTCCAACAAGCGCAACTAACTCCAGGGTTCCAAAACCAGTATGCCTATCAGGCACCAGGTGTCCCAATGTCTCAGAACTATTACGCCAACCAGGCACCAGCATACCCACAAAACAATATGAATGTGAATCAAGTACCTTTGAACAACCATGGTGATCAACAGAAGAGT CCAAATATGCAGGGTTCTTTGACGACAGGTATTTTCAGTAGCGAAAACAAAACACAGATTCCAACCATTCCTCGAATTGCTCCAGGTTTCTCTATGGTAATTCCAAAGAGTGAGAAGAAAACTGTAGGTGCTGATTTGGCAAAGAAACCTGCCTATGTTAGTGTTTCTGTGCCCAAGAACGATGTCAAAGCAGTTCAACATGGTTCAGACGCT AGATCCCTCCCTTTTTCGCTGCGTAATTATGCCACGAGGAATCTTAGCCGTTGCAAGGATGAGGCCCAGAGGGCTGCTTGCCAAAGTATGATACAACAG ATCACAAGCAAAGCTATTAGCAATGGAACCCTCCTTACTAAGAACTGGGACACTGAACCGCTCATTCCTTTGCCAGAGAATCTTTTGACCATGACCGAAACAAG TGCAAACAATTCAAGTTCCTTGCCAAACTCTACCCCTAGAAGACGTTTGAAAAGTAGGTGGGAGCCTGTTCCGGAGGAAAAGGTTACTGAAAAGGTGGAGCCACTAGCAAAACCATTGATGAATGGGAACACCCACAATAATTTAAAAGCTCAAAACAGGATG GGTGATAGTTGGAATTTAGGGAAGTCTCTCCAGTCTCCACATGCACCTTCAAACAAAATCACCCACCGGCTTTCAAAGAAGCAAAAGATGGGTAGTTATTCAAGTGTGGTACAAAATGGAGACAATTCAAGTGATAGTGACAAGGAGAAGGATCTGACCAAATATTACGCCAATGCATCTGCATTAGCAAATTCACCAGAGGAAAAGAAACGCAGGGAGCACAGATCTAAGCGTTTTGAGAAGAGTAAGGATTCATCATCAAAATCAAGAAATTCTGCAGTGAATAAAGGTGCCGTGGCTCATATACATACAAGAAGACCTATTTCAGCTCTTGTTACTGGAAGTTATAAAGATGGCAGCAGCTTGGCTGTCGAGGATATGGATTGGGATGCACTGACAGTCAAGGGAACATGTCAGGAAATTGAGAAACGATATCTACGCCTCACATCAGCGCCTGATCCTTCCACG GTAAGACCAGAACATGTCTTGGAGAAGGCGCTTTCCATGGTTGAAACATCTCAAAAGAATTATCTTTACAAGTGTGATCAACTGAAATCTATTCGCCAAGATCTTACGGTTCAGAGGATCCAGAATGAACTGACTGTGAAG GTTTATGAAACTCATGCGCGTTTAGCATTGCAAGCTGGTGATCTAGCTGAATTTAACCAG TGCCAGTCACAACTGAAGAGGCTATATAGAGAGGGAAACAATGGTTGTTATTTTGAATTCTCTGCCTACAATTTGCTCTGCGTCATGCTACACTCTAATAACAAACGAGACCTGCTGTCATCAATGGCAAG CTTATCAAAAGAAGCCAAACAAGATGGAGCTGTCAAGCATGCCCTTGCAGTTCATGCTGCTGTTTCATCTGGCAATTATGTGATATTTTTCAAATTATACAAGCAGGGGCCCAACTTGAACTCTTGCCTCATGG ATCTATATGTGGAGAGGATGCGTTTCGAGGCTATAAAATGTATGTCTAGATCATATCGCCCCACAGTACCTGTGGGGTATGTTGCACAGGTTTTGGGATTCTTACCGAATGGGGATGACAGATCGGAAGAATGTGAAATATGGTTAAAAGCACATGGTGCTGTTCTTTCAGTGGATAACGGTGGAGAATTGCAGATAGACACAAAG GCTTCTTCTAGTACGCTTTTCATGCCGGAGCCAGAGAATGCAGTTGCACATGGTGATGCGTCACTTGCAGTTAACGACTTCTTTGCACGTACATCGTAG